In Manis pentadactyla isolate mManPen7 chromosome 8, mManPen7.hap1, whole genome shotgun sequence, the following are encoded in one genomic region:
- the LOC130684531 gene encoding 40S ribosomal protein S11 — translation MADIQTERAYQKQPTIFQNKKRVLLGETGKEKLPRYYKNIGLGFKTPKEAIEGTYIDKKCPFTGNVSIRGRILSGVVTKMKMQRTIVIRRDYLHYIRKYNRFEKRHKNMSVHLSPCFRDVQIGDIVTVGECRPLSKTVRFNVLKVTKAAGTKKQFQKF, via the coding sequence ATGGCGGACATTCAGACTGAGCGCGCCTACCAAAAGCAGCCAACCATCTTTCAAAATAAGAAGAGGGTTCTGCTTGGAGAAACTGGCAAAGAGAAACTCCCCCGATATTACAAGAACATCGGTCTGGGTTTCAAGACACCCAAGGAGGCCATTGAGGGCACCTACATTGACAAGAAATGTCCCTTTACTGGTAATGTGTCCATCCGAGGGCGGATCTTGTCTGGCGTAGTGACCAAGATGAAAATGCAGAGGACCATTGTCATCCGCCGGGACTACCTCCACTACATCCGAAAATACAACCGCTTTGAGAAGCGCCACAAGAACATGTCTGTGCACCTGTCCCCCTGCTTCAGGGACGTCCAGATTGGCGACATTGTCACGGTGGGCGAGTGCCGGCCCCTGAGCAAGACCGTGCGCTTCAACGTGCTCAAGGTCACCAAGGCCGCTGGCACCAAGAAGCAATTCCAGAAGTTCTGA